The proteins below come from a single Balaenoptera acutorostrata chromosome 2, mBalAcu1.1, whole genome shotgun sequence genomic window:
- the LSM7 gene encoding U6 snRNA-associated Sm-like protein LSm7 has translation MADKEKKKKESILDLSKYIDKTIRVKFQGGREASGILKGFDPLLNLVLDGTIEYMRDPDDQYKLTEDTRQLGLVVCRGTSVVLICPQDGMEAIPNPFIQQQDA, from the exons ATGGCG gacaaagagaagaaaaagaaggagagcaTCTTGGACTTGTCTAAGTACATCGACAAGACGATCCGAGTGAAGTTCCAGGGAGGCCGAGAAG CCAGTGGAATCCTGAAAGGGTTTGACCCGCTGCTCAACCTCGTGCTGGATGGTACCATCGAGTACATGAGAG ACCCTGATGACCAGTACAAGCTCACGGAGGACACCCGGCAGCTGGGCCTGGTGGTGTGCAGGGGCACCTCCGTGGTGCTCATCTGCCCGCAGGACGGCATGGAGGCCATCCCCAACCCCTTCATCCAGCAGCAAGATGCCTAG